The proteins below come from a single Candidatus Chlamydia sanziniae genomic window:
- the rplE gene encoding 50S ribosomal protein L5: MSRLKKNYTEKIRTSLRERFGYANVMQIPVLKKIVLSMGLAEAAKDKNLFQAHLEELARISGQKPLVTKAKNSIAGFKLREGQGIGAKVTLRGVRMYDFMDRFCNIISPRIRDFRGFSNQGDGRGCYSLGLDDQQIFPEVDLDRVKRTQGLNITWITTAQTDLECTTLLELMGLRFKKT; this comes from the coding sequence ATGAGCAGATTAAAAAAAAATTATACTGAAAAAATCCGCACTTCTCTACGCGAAAGGTTTGGTTATGCAAATGTTATGCAAATTCCTGTTCTCAAAAAAATTGTGTTAAGCATGGGACTTGCCGAAGCTGCAAAAGATAAAAATCTATTTCAGGCACATTTAGAAGAACTAGCTAGGATTTCTGGGCAAAAGCCTTTGGTGACTAAGGCTAAAAATTCTATAGCAGGTTTTAAGTTGCGCGAAGGTCAAGGAATAGGAGCTAAAGTTACTCTTCGTGGTGTGCGTATGTATGATTTTATGGATCGGTTTTGCAATATCATCTCCCCGCGAATTCGTGATTTCCGTGGATTTTCTAATCAAGGTGACGGTCGTGGCTGTTATTCTTTAGGATTGGATGATCAGCAAATTTTCCCAGAAGTAGATTTGGATCGTGTAAAGCGTACTCAAGGATTAAATATCACTTGGATAACGACTGCGCAAACAGATCTTGAATGTACAACATTGTTAGAGTTGATGGGTTTGCGGTTTAAGAAGACTTAA
- the rpsE gene encoding 30S ribosomal protein S5 — protein MSLPKSSHKEDQLEEKVLVVNRCSKVVKGGRKFSFSALILVGDGKGRLGYGFAKANELTDAIRKGGEAARKNLMHIHTLTKNSIPHEVLVCHDGAQLLLKPAKPGTGIVAGSRIRLILEMAGIKDIVAKSFGSNNPMNQVKAAFKALMELCVPNNIRRERVVHD, from the coding sequence ATGTCATTACCAAAGAGTTCTCATAAAGAAGATCAATTAGAAGAGAAAGTTCTTGTTGTTAACCGTTGTTCTAAAGTTGTCAAGGGGGGGCGTAAATTTAGCTTTTCTGCTTTGATACTTGTCGGAGACGGTAAGGGTCGTTTGGGGTATGGTTTTGCAAAAGCTAATGAACTTACAGATGCGATTCGTAAAGGTGGTGAAGCAGCTAGGAAAAATTTAATGCATATTCATACTTTAACAAAAAATTCTATCCCTCATGAAGTTCTCGTGTGTCATGATGGAGCACAGTTACTCCTAAAACCCGCAAAACCTGGGACGGGAATTGTTGCGGGTTCCCGTATTCGTTTAATTCTAGAAATGGCTGGAATTAAAGATATTGTTGCTAAAAGTTTTGGTTCTAACAATCCTATGAACCAGGTAAAAGCGGCATTTAAAGCGCTTATGGAACTTTGTGTGCCAAACAATATAAGAAGAGAGAGAGTTGTTCATGATTAA
- the rplP gene encoding 50S ribosomal protein L16 produces the protein MLMPKRTKFRKQQKGQFAGLSKGATFVDFGEFAMQTLERGWVTSRQIEACRVAINRYLKRKGKVWIRVFPDKSVTKKPAETRMGKGKGAPDHWVAVVRPGRILFEVANVSKEDAQDALRRAAAKLGIRTRFVKRVERV, from the coding sequence ATGTTGATGCCTAAACGAACAAAATTTCGCAAACAACAAAAAGGTCAATTTGCTGGCTTAAGTAAAGGAGCTACTTTTGTTGACTTTGGTGAATTTGCCATGCAGACCTTAGAGCGAGGGTGGGTAACAAGTCGACAAATTGAAGCTTGTCGCGTAGCTATTAACAGATATTTGAAACGCAAAGGAAAAGTTTGGATACGTGTTTTTCCTGATAAAAGCGTAACAAAAAAACCTGCAGAAACTCGTATGGGTAAAGGTAAAGGAGCTCCGGACCATTGGGTTGCTGTTGTTCGTCCTGGACGTATACTATTTGAAGTGGCTAACGTTTCAAAAGAAGATGCTCAAGATGCTTTGCGTAGGGCAGCAGCAAAATTGGGAATCAGAACACGTTTTGTTAAGCGAGTAGAAAGGGTATAA
- the rplR gene encoding 50S ribosomal protein L18, which produces MESSLYKKSLRKRRRALRVRKILRGCSLKPRLSVVKTNKHIYIQLIDDAIGKTLASVSTLSKLSRDEGLTKKNQEVAKILGMKIAELGKNLQVDRVIFDRGPFKYHGIVAMVAEGAREGGLQF; this is translated from the coding sequence ATGGAAAGTTCGTTATATAAGAAGTCTTTAAGGAAAAGACGCAGAGCTTTAAGAGTTCGTAAGATATTAAGAGGTTGTTCTTTAAAACCTCGTTTATCTGTAGTAAAAACAAATAAGCATATTTACATTCAGTTAATAGACGATGCTATCGGCAAGACATTAGCCTCTGTTTCTACTTTATCAAAATTAAGTAGAGATGAAGGTTTAACTAAAAAGAATCAAGAAGTTGCGAAAATCTTGGGAATGAAAATTGCTGAATTAGGGAAGAATCTTCAAGTAGATCGAGTGATATTTGATCGAGGGCCTTTTAAATATCATGGGATCGTAGCTATGGTAGCAGAAGGGGCCCGTGAAGGTGGATTACAGTTTTAA
- the rplO gene encoding 50S ribosomal protein L15, with protein MIKLESLNESAARKRRKKILGRGPSSGHGKTSGRGHKGDGSRSGYKRRFGYEGGGVPLYRRVPTRGFSHARFDKSVGEITTDRLIQLFQEGEAITLDALKAKKAIAKDAVRVKVILKGSLEKVFIWQDTAVVLSQGVQNLLGVA; from the coding sequence ATGATTAAATTGGAATCTTTAAACGAGTCTGCAGCGCGTAAACGAAGAAAAAAAATACTTGGCCGAGGTCCTTCTTCTGGTCATGGGAAGACTAGTGGTCGAGGCCATAAAGGAGACGGGAGTCGTTCTGGTTATAAGCGTCGTTTTGGTTATGAAGGAGGAGGAGTTCCTTTGTATCGAAGGGTCCCCACACGAGGATTTTCTCATGCCCGTTTTGATAAAAGTGTTGGGGAAATTACCACAGATCGCTTAATACAGCTCTTTCAAGAAGGAGAGGCGATTACTTTAGACGCTTTGAAGGCAAAAAAAGCAATCGCTAAAGACGCAGTGCGGGTAAAAGTAATTCTTAAAGGAAGCTTAGAGAAAGTCTTTATTTGGCAGGACACTGCAGTAGTCTTATCTCAAGGAGTGCAAAATCTACTAGGTGTTGCTTAA
- the rpsQ gene encoding 30S ribosomal protein S17 produces MTNELRNSRKTKTGVVVSAKMDKTVVVRVERIYSHSQYLKVARSSKKYYAHNTFDLSEGDKVQIEETRPLSKSKRWRVVARMD; encoded by the coding sequence ATGACTAACGAACTAAGAAACTCTAGGAAAACAAAAACTGGAGTGGTTGTTTCTGCAAAAATGGACAAAACAGTGGTTGTTCGAGTAGAGAGAATATATTCGCATTCACAATATCTTAAGGTAGCTCGAAGTTCAAAAAAATATTATGCACATAATACATTTGACCTTTCCGAAGGAGATAAAGTGCAAATTGAAGAAACGCGACCTTTGTCAAAATCGAAAAGATGGCGCGTTGTTGCGCGCATGGATTAG
- the rplX gene encoding 50S ribosomal protein L24, producing the protein MGKRNIRVGDTVYIATGNDKGREGKILSSLKDKVIVEGVNVRIKNIKRSQSNPKGKRIHIEAPIHISNVRLSIAGEPAKLSVKITGKRKELWHRSGNGVSQLYRLVKAKKG; encoded by the coding sequence ATGGGAAAGCGTAATATTCGTGTTGGTGACACAGTCTATATAGCCACTGGCAATGATAAAGGTAGGGAAGGTAAGATCCTCTCTAGCTTAAAAGATAAGGTTATAGTGGAAGGAGTGAATGTCCGCATAAAAAATATTAAACGTAGTCAAAGCAATCCTAAAGGTAAGCGTATTCATATTGAAGCCCCCATCCACATCTCGAATGTGCGTTTAAGTATAGCAGGTGAACCTGCAAAGCTTTCTGTTAAAATAACAGGAAAGAGAAAAGAACTTTGGCATAGAAGTGGAAATGGTGTTTCTCAGTTATATCGTTTAGTGAAAGCAAAAAAAGGCTAA
- the rpsH gene encoding 30S ribosomal protein S8: MGMTSDSIADLLTRIRNALMAEHLYVDVEHSKMREAIVKILKQKGFIAHYLVKEENRKRAMRVFLQYYADRKPAIRQLKRVSKPSRRVYVAATQIPYVFGNMGISVLSTSQGVVEGAFARSKNIGGELLCLVW; encoded by the coding sequence ATGGGCATGACAAGTGATTCTATAGCAGATTTGTTAACGCGAATTCGCAATGCTTTAATGGCAGAGCACCTGTATGTAGATGTAGAGCATAGTAAAATGCGCGAGGCTATCGTAAAAATCCTCAAGCAAAAAGGTTTCATTGCTCATTATTTAGTAAAAGAAGAAAATCGCAAGCGTGCAATGCGTGTATTTTTACAGTACTATGCTGATCGTAAACCTGCGATACGCCAACTCAAACGTGTGTCTAAACCTTCTCGAAGGGTTTATGTAGCAGCTACACAAATACCCTATGTTTTTGGGAATATGGGAATCTCTGTACTCTCCACTTCTCAAGGAGTCGTCGAAGGAGCTTTCGCCCGATCCAAAAATATTGGAGGCGAATTGCTCTGCCTAGTTTGGTAA
- the rpsC gene encoding 30S ribosomal protein S3 translates to MGQKGCPIGFRTGVTKKWRSLWYGNKQEFGKFLIEDVKIREFLSKKPSCQGAAGFIVRRMSGKIEVTIQTARPGLVIGKKGAEVDLLKEELKKLTGKEVWLEIAEIKRPELNAKLVADSIAKQIERRVSFRRAMKKAMQSVMDAGAVGVKIQVSGRLAGAEIARSEWYKNGRVPLHTLRADIDYATACAATTYGIIGVKVWINLGEKSSTTVSMTVVNNTAPTVAALGS, encoded by the coding sequence ATGGGTCAAAAAGGTTGTCCAATCGGGTTTCGAACAGGAGTAACAAAAAAATGGCGTTCCCTCTGGTATGGAAATAAGCAAGAATTTGGTAAATTTCTTATAGAAGATGTTAAAATCCGAGAGTTTTTAAGTAAAAAGCCTTCGTGTCAAGGTGCGGCCGGTTTTATTGTTCGTCGCATGAGTGGGAAGATAGAAGTGACAATCCAAACAGCGCGTCCAGGTTTGGTCATTGGGAAAAAAGGTGCTGAGGTTGACTTACTCAAAGAAGAACTCAAAAAGCTTACAGGCAAAGAGGTCTGGTTAGAAATTGCAGAAATCAAACGTCCTGAACTAAACGCGAAATTAGTTGCGGATAGTATTGCTAAACAAATTGAGCGTCGAGTCTCTTTTAGAAGAGCAATGAAAAAAGCCATGCAATCTGTAATGGATGCTGGTGCTGTTGGTGTGAAAATTCAAGTTTCTGGAAGATTGGCTGGAGCTGAAATCGCTCGTTCTGAATGGTATAAAAATGGTCGTGTGCCTCTACATACATTAAGAGCGGATATTGATTATGCTACTGCATGTGCAGCAACGACTTATGGCATTATTGGTGTAAAGGTTTGGATTAACCTTGGGGAAAAATCCTCTACAACTGTGAGTATGACTGTTGTAAACAACACAGCGCCTACAGTAGCTGCTTTAGGGTCATAA
- the rpmC gene encoding 50S ribosomal protein L29, with the protein MATKKSLLTELREKSVDELETYIHDNKKALFNLRAEALLQNKAVKIHMFSIHKKNIARALTVKQERRERIHD; encoded by the coding sequence ATGGCTACAAAAAAAAGTTTGTTGACTGAGCTAAGAGAAAAGAGTGTTGATGAGCTAGAAACATATATTCATGACAATAAAAAAGCTCTCTTCAATTTAAGAGCTGAAGCGTTGTTACAAAATAAAGCCGTGAAAATCCATATGTTTTCTATACATAAAAAGAATATTGCTCGGGCTTTAACAGTAAAACAAGAAAGAAGGGAAAGGATCCATGACTAA
- the secY gene encoding preprotein translocase subunit SecY, which produces MTTLKQIFSIAELRQKLFYTFALLAVCRVGIFIPVPGINGERAVAYFKQLLGSGQNLFQLADIFSGGAFAQMTVIALGVVPYISASIIVQLFLVFMPSLQRELRESPDQGKRKIGRLTRLFTVGLAVVQSLLFAKFALRMNLTIPGIVLPTLLSLKIFGIPWIFYITTVVVMTTGTLLLMWIGEQISDKGIGNGISLIITLGILASFPSVLGSIVNKLNLGSQDPSELGLFSISMLCLIFVFVLITTILIIEGVRKIPVQYARRVVGRREIPGGGSYLPLKVNYAGVIPVIFASSLLMFPATIGQFIASESSWFKYIAIWLSPGSWVYSLCYVLLIIFFTYFWTATQFHPEQIASEMKKNNAFIPGIRQGKATQNYLEYTMNRITFLGAIFLAAIAILPSILGRILRVDANVSYFLGGTAMLIVVGVILDTVKQVDAFLLMRRYDSFLKTNRAKGRH; this is translated from the coding sequence ATGACAACATTAAAACAAATTTTTTCAATTGCTGAATTAAGACAAAAGTTATTCTATACCTTTGCCTTACTTGCAGTCTGCAGAGTCGGCATCTTTATCCCCGTTCCAGGAATAAACGGAGAACGGGCTGTTGCATATTTCAAACAGCTCTTAGGATCAGGTCAAAATTTATTTCAATTAGCAGATATCTTTTCTGGAGGAGCTTTTGCTCAAATGACGGTAATTGCTTTAGGAGTTGTCCCGTACATTTCAGCTTCTATTATTGTACAGCTATTCCTTGTATTTATGCCTTCACTACAAAGAGAGCTTAGAGAATCACCGGATCAAGGAAAGCGTAAAATTGGCAGGCTCACACGTCTATTTACCGTAGGTTTGGCTGTTGTGCAGTCGCTTTTATTTGCTAAATTTGCTTTGAGAATGAACTTAACAATTCCTGGTATTGTTTTGCCTACCCTACTGTCATTAAAGATTTTTGGCATTCCTTGGATTTTTTATATAACTACTGTAGTTGTCATGACTACGGGAACCCTTTTATTAATGTGGATAGGAGAACAAATCTCCGACAAAGGAATTGGAAATGGAATCAGTTTAATTATTACTTTGGGCATACTCGCCTCTTTCCCTTCAGTGCTTGGTTCTATTGTAAATAAATTAAATTTGGGTTCGCAGGATCCTTCAGAGTTGGGTCTTTTCTCCATTTCCATGCTCTGCCTGATCTTTGTTTTTGTTCTCATAACTACGATTTTAATTATAGAAGGTGTTAGAAAAATTCCTGTGCAATATGCGCGGAGAGTCGTTGGAAGAAGAGAAATTCCTGGAGGAGGATCATATCTTCCCTTGAAAGTAAATTACGCTGGAGTCATTCCTGTAATTTTTGCTTCTTCTTTACTGATGTTTCCAGCTACTATAGGACAATTTATCGCCTCAGAATCCTCTTGGTTCAAGTACATAGCTATTTGGCTTTCCCCTGGAAGTTGGGTTTATTCACTGTGTTATGTATTATTAATTATATTTTTTACCTACTTTTGGACAGCAACTCAATTTCATCCGGAACAAATTGCTTCTGAAATGAAGAAAAACAATGCATTTATTCCGGGTATTCGACAGGGAAAAGCAACGCAAAATTATTTAGAATATACTATGAATCGCATCACATTTTTAGGTGCAATCTTTTTAGCTGCCATTGCTATTTTACCTTCGATTTTAGGGCGGATACTGCGTGTTGATGCCAATGTAAGCTATTTCTTAGGCGGTACAGCCATGCTTATCGTTGTAGGGGTAATTTTAGATACTGTGAAACAAGTAGATGCTTTTTTGCTTATGCGACGTTATGATAGTTTTTTGAAAACAAATCGTGCAAAAGGAAGGCATTGA
- the rplN gene encoding 50S ribosomal protein L14, which translates to MIQQESQLKVADNTGAKKVKCFKVLGGSRRRYASVGDVIVCSVREVEPNTSMKKGDVIKAVIVRTRRHIIRKDGSTLRFDTNSCVVIDDKGNPKGTRIFGPVAREIRDRGFVKISSLAPEVI; encoded by the coding sequence ATGATCCAACAAGAAAGTCAGTTAAAAGTTGCTGATAATACCGGAGCTAAAAAAGTAAAATGTTTTAAGGTTTTAGGGGGTTCCCGTAGGCGGTACGCTAGTGTGGGAGATGTAATTGTATGTTCTGTCAGGGAAGTAGAACCTAATACTTCTATGAAGAAGGGAGATGTAATTAAAGCTGTTATTGTCCGTACACGTCGGCATATTATAAGAAAAGATGGTTCTACTCTAAGATTCGATACCAATAGTTGTGTCGTTATTGATGATAAAGGCAACCCTAAAGGAACGCGGATTTTTGGTCCTGTAGCTCGAGAAATTCGTGACCGAGGTTTTGTAAAAATTAGTTCTTTGGCTCCTGAGGTAATTTAA
- the rplF gene encoding 50S ribosomal protein L6, translating into MSRKAREPIPLPQGVEASIQNDEIIVKGPKGSLTQKLMKDVEVVIKDKEVLVHSSSKDQSTSMQGLYWALIFNMVQGVHTGFEKRLEMVGVGFRASVQGSFLDLSIGVSHPTKMPIPSSLQIVVEKNTLILVKGIDKQLVGQFAASVRAKRPPEPYKGKGIRYENEYIRRKAGKAAKTGKK; encoded by the coding sequence ATGTCTCGTAAAGCTCGAGAACCTATTCCACTCCCTCAGGGTGTAGAAGCCAGTATTCAAAATGATGAAATTATTGTGAAAGGACCTAAAGGTTCATTGACACAAAAGTTAATGAAAGACGTAGAAGTTGTCATAAAAGATAAAGAAGTGTTAGTTCATTCGTCTTCAAAAGATCAATCCACCTCTATGCAAGGTCTTTATTGGGCTTTGATTTTTAACATGGTACAAGGAGTCCATACTGGATTTGAAAAACGCTTAGAAATGGTAGGTGTAGGTTTTAGGGCCTCTGTTCAAGGTTCTTTTTTAGATCTTTCTATTGGTGTTTCTCATCCTACAAAAATGCCTATTCCTTCTTCTCTTCAAATTGTTGTGGAGAAAAACACACTCATTTTAGTCAAAGGTATTGATAAACAATTAGTGGGACAATTTGCTGCAAGTGTTCGCGCCAAGCGTCCTCCCGAGCCTTATAAAGGAAAAGGTATTCGTTATGAAAACGAATATATTCGTCGTAAGGCTGGGAAAGCAGCGAAAACAGGTAAAAAATAG